In Lathamus discolor isolate bLatDis1 chromosome 1, bLatDis1.hap1, whole genome shotgun sequence, the following are encoded in one genomic region:
- the LOC136010488 gene encoding killer cell lectin-like receptor subfamily F member 1: MAGDITYADVAMLPRERPHVPSQTSVPGNMITYAELRLKTKPKRSSRSETSASGWRHRRSAWFYMALVLGALVLVLLGVIAVLAKQFLKCRAGKSESLSHIGVNSTGHHTSSEKTVLVVLLKWLMEELCEDGQGGTCELCPPGWQLHRSRCYYFSEEAVSWDDSQKNCLARKSQLLVIEDEIEMEFIDNKEKDTKYIWIGLKIPEIKKQWSPVEDPGVKENRKAINRIETDKNCAVYRRKNTIQVDNCQTLKKWICKKNATLLVL; the protein is encoded by the exons GAAACATGATCACATATGCTGAACTGCGCCTGAAGACGAAACCCAAAAGGAGCAGCAGATCAGAGACTTCCGCTTCTG gCTGGCGACACAGGCGCTCAGCCTGGTTCTACATGGCACTGGTCCTGGGAGCCCTTGTGCTTGTCCTGCTAGGTGTCATAGCTGTCCTAGCCAAGCAAT TTTTGAAGTGCAGAGCAGGCAAATCAGAAAGTTTGTCCCATATTGGTGTAAATAGCACTGGCCATCACACCTCCTCAGAGAAGACTGTCTTGGTAGTGCTCCTGAAATGGCTCATGGAGGAACTGTGTGAAGATGGACAGG GAGGAACATGCGAGCTGTGTCCTCCCGGGTGGCAACTGCACAGGAGCAGATGTTACTACTTCTCCGAAGAGGCTGTAAGCTGGGATGATAGCCAGAAAAACTGTCTGGCCAGGAAATCCCAGCTTCTTGTTATTGAAGATGAAATTGAAATG GAATTCATAGACAATAAAGAGAAAGATACCAAATATATCTGGATTGGCTTGAAGATTCCAGAAATTAAGAAACAATGGAGTCCAGTTGAAGATCCTggagtaaaagaaaacag GAAAGCTATAAATAGAATTGAGACTGACAAGAATTGTGctgtttacagaagaaaaaacacaatCCAAGTAGATAACTGCCAGACTTTAAAGAAGTGGATCTGTAAGAAAAATGCAACTTTGTTGGTGCTTTGA